Part of the Cyclopterus lumpus isolate fCycLum1 chromosome 16, fCycLum1.pri, whole genome shotgun sequence genome, AGTTCTCTTAAATCATGTTTTCTTGGTAATGTTGTGAAACATCCTTAACTTCCATCGCCCGTCCAGACCCCCAAACCCTCAAGTGCTTTTAAATCCATACGAACTCTTTCTAGCAGGACCACACATGTCTGAAACTTTCTCATCTTCATACTGCATTCCTTTAAAAACGTCACTTCCTGATCAACAGCATCGTCACAAGACCAAGAACCCCGGAACTGATAAAACTCAGCATTTTGTAATCTGGACCTGCAGTGGACACGCGTCCGTATCCACCCAGGAGAATATCCTTTTTGTTTCCTTCACATATAACAGCCGGCGAGTCTTTTTGTCGCCACCGagttttatctcttttttttctgctgccgCATCGCCTTCCTCCTTTTCAGGATCATGTCGTGGAGTCTGTCCAGGCCCTCCCGGAGGCCATCGCCTATGATGGCGCAGGTCGGCTGCAGGTGCCAGGGAGTTGCCGGGCCCAGTTCTTTAAGCGCCAGCAATTTCTCAATCTCAGCGAGGCCCAAAGAGTTTCTCAAGTCCTGCTTGTTGGCCACCACCAGCAGGGGCACCCCTTGGTTTTCAGAGGTCTTGGCGATCTTGTGGAGCTCCGTCTTGGCCTCCTCCATGCGCTCCGCGTCCACGGAGTCCACCACGAATATGATGCCGTCCGTGCATCGCGTGTACGACTTCCACAGGGGCCGCAGCTTCTCCTGGCCCCCTACG contains:
- the arl4aa gene encoding ADP-ribosylation factor-like 4aa; amino-acid sequence: MGNGLSEQPGFLSNVPFFQSFHIAILGLDSAGKTTVLYRLQFNEFVNTVPTRGFNAEKVKVSLGGHRTATFHFWDVGGQEKLRPLWKSYTRCTDGIIFVVDSVDAERMEEAKTELHKIAKTSENQGVPLLVVANKQDLRNSLGLAEIEKLLALKELGPATPWHLQPTCAIIGDGLREGLDRLHDMILKRRKAMRQQKKKR